A genomic stretch from Rhodothermales bacterium includes:
- a CDS encoding HDOD domain-containing protein, translating into MLSLFSSRKKDTSSAVLSQIEAYELPSFSATVMNVLAMLRRPGVEMQPIAEELQKDPGLSVKALRLVNSVGFGLSTRVSNVQHAVVLLGRSRLECLVLSVAVSTALPGKGIPGFDLEAYWRTAALRASMAGGLAKRLHPATEIESFTAGLLQDIGVAFLADRERERYVPLYARWREDDSAMLSAQESSIFGFDHAEIGGLLARNWQLPEFLVNAIEDHHTRESEDLDEAVWLVSLIKSHDSDQDIDTVVDAALRTHGLDESLVRGIAQKARSDADQFYKALQG; encoded by the coding sequence ATGCTCAGTCTGTTCAGTTCACGCAAAAAAGACACGTCTAGCGCGGTTCTCAGCCAGATCGAGGCGTATGAACTGCCGAGTTTTTCCGCCACGGTGATGAATGTTTTGGCCATGCTGCGCCGGCCGGGCGTCGAGATGCAGCCGATCGCGGAAGAATTGCAGAAGGACCCCGGGCTCAGCGTGAAGGCGCTGCGGCTCGTCAACTCGGTGGGGTTCGGGCTGTCTACCCGGGTGAGCAACGTCCAGCATGCCGTGGTGCTGCTCGGCCGCTCGCGCCTGGAGTGCCTCGTGCTGTCCGTCGCCGTGAGCACGGCGCTGCCGGGGAAAGGGATTCCGGGATTCGATCTGGAAGCGTACTGGCGGACGGCGGCGCTGCGGGCGTCGATGGCCGGCGGCCTGGCCAAGCGACTGCATCCGGCGACCGAGATCGAGTCGTTCACTGCCGGCCTGTTGCAGGACATCGGCGTCGCGTTTCTCGCCGACCGCGAGCGCGAGCGCTACGTGCCGCTCTACGCGCGGTGGCGGGAAGACGACAGCGCCATGCTCAGCGCGCAGGAGTCGAGCATCTTCGGGTTCGATCATGCCGAGATTGGAGGCCTGCTCGCCCGCAACTGGCAGCTCCCGGAGTTCCTCGTCAACGCCATCGAGGATCACCACACCCGGGAAAGCGAGGATCTGGATGAGGCGGTGTGGCTCGTTTCGCTGATCAAGTCGCACGACAGCGACCAGGATATCGACACGGTCGTGGACGCGGCGCTGCGCACGCACGGGCTGGACGAAAGCCTGGTGCGCGGCATCGCGCAGAAGGCGCGGAGCGATGCCGATCAGTTTTACAAGGCGCTGCAGGGGTAG
- a CDS encoding pentapeptide repeat-containing protein — MRTAEPDHDIEQLLLDLREGRVFPTVQKIDLRNAVLKDRDLSGMNLAGADLSGADLHGANLSGAILFKANLQRANLMRANLNGAELSAADLTDADLEGAQAREVGLGMAILHRAHLFRADLYHATLTRADLTGADLRCADLQRTRLREARLGCDFTGADLREADLTSAEVSGASFVDVDFRHAILHAVTGYEKANWVGSDMRDVNFSGAYQLRRFAMDQNYIKEFRSRSRYTGMLYYLWWLTSDCGRSITRWCFVIAFVACFYAFLYSFVELDYGKHEPGWFSSLYYSVVTMTTLGFGDIVPISIAAEVLSMLEVLTGYIMLGGLLSIFSNKIARRAE; from the coding sequence ATGCGTACCGCCGAACCCGATCACGATATCGAACAATTACTGCTCGATTTGCGCGAGGGACGGGTGTTTCCGACCGTGCAAAAGATCGACCTGCGGAATGCCGTCCTGAAGGATCGGGACCTGAGCGGCATGAACCTCGCCGGGGCAGATCTTTCCGGCGCCGACCTCCACGGGGCAAACTTGTCCGGCGCCATCCTCTTCAAGGCCAACCTCCAGCGCGCCAATCTCATGCGCGCCAACCTGAACGGCGCCGAACTTTCCGCCGCCGACCTCACCGACGCCGACCTCGAGGGCGCCCAGGCGCGCGAAGTGGGCCTCGGCATGGCCATCCTGCATCGCGCGCATCTGTTTCGGGCCGATCTCTACCATGCGACCCTGACGCGGGCCGATCTGACCGGCGCCGATCTGCGGTGCGCCGATCTCCAGCGCACCCGCCTCCGCGAGGCGCGCCTCGGATGCGACTTCACCGGCGCCGATCTCCGGGAGGCGGACCTGACCTCGGCCGAGGTCTCCGGCGCCTCGTTTGTCGACGTCGACTTCCGTCACGCCATCCTGCATGCCGTCACCGGCTACGAAAAGGCCAACTGGGTGGGGTCGGATATGCGCGACGTCAACTTCTCCGGCGCGTACCAGCTTCGCCGGTTCGCGATGGATCAGAACTACATCAAGGAGTTCCGCTCGCGCAGTCGATACACCGGCATGCTGTATTACCTCTGGTGGCTGACGAGCGATTGCGGCCGCAGTATCACGCGCTGGTGTTTCGTGATCGCGTTCGTGGCCTGTTTCTACGCCTTTCTCTATTCGTTCGTGGAGCTCGACTACGGCAAACACGAGCCCGGATGGTTTTCGAGTCTCTACTACAGCGTGGTCACGATGACCACCCTGGGGTTTGGCGACATCGTCCCGATCAGCATCGCGGCCGAGGTCCTCAGCATGCTGGAGGTGCTCACGGGCTACATCATGCTCGGGGGGTTGCTCTCCATTTTTAGTAACAAAATCGCACGTCGTGCCGAGTAA
- a CDS encoding alanine dehydrogenase: METPALQGIAVEGALRTKERPISLRSEHNALRIGIPKEMSNEERRVALTPGGVRTLVSNDHQVFVQKGAGELSHFKDQEYADAGAELMASPADLYSTCNLIVKVGPPTLGELDLIQEKQILFSALHLGSTTPDILRKLTELSVTGIGFEFIRDSDNTFPIVQMMHEIMGSMSVQIAARYLESSEGGQGIMLGGISGVPPSTVVILGAGTIGEWAARTALGYGAQVIVLDNDLGALRSVEYFLNRRVFTAMASEQYILESIRKADVVIGAAMTSGQRAPLLVTEEMVRKMKPGSVIVDVVIDQGGCIETSRPTTHSEPTYREYDVIHYCVPNMPSNAARTATYALTNVLVPYIIQIGEVGNMNEALWRNVGLRNGTYAYRRFITKKSLSSMFGIAHRDIELLIASGI, translated from the coding sequence ATGGAGACGCCCGCGCTACAAGGTATCGCCGTCGAAGGTGCGCTCCGCACCAAAGAGCGCCCGATTTCGTTGCGATCGGAGCACAATGCCCTGCGCATCGGCATCCCGAAAGAGATGTCGAACGAGGAGCGACGGGTAGCGCTGACGCCGGGCGGCGTGCGTACGCTGGTGTCCAACGATCACCAGGTTTTCGTGCAGAAAGGGGCAGGCGAGCTCTCCCATTTCAAGGACCAGGAATATGCGGACGCCGGCGCGGAGCTGATGGCGTCGCCGGCGGACCTCTACAGCACCTGCAACCTGATCGTCAAGGTCGGGCCCCCTACTCTCGGCGAGCTTGACCTCATCCAGGAAAAACAGATCCTCTTCTCCGCCCTCCACCTGGGCAGCACCACGCCGGACATCCTCCGCAAGCTCACCGAACTCAGCGTCACCGGCATCGGCTTCGAGTTCATCCGCGACTCCGACAACACCTTCCCCATCGTGCAGATGATGCACGAAATCATGGGGTCGATGTCGGTCCAGATCGCCGCGCGCTATCTGGAGAGCAGCGAGGGCGGGCAGGGCATCATGCTGGGCGGCATCTCGGGCGTGCCGCCGTCGACCGTCGTCATCCTCGGCGCCGGCACGATCGGCGAATGGGCGGCGCGGACGGCGCTCGGCTACGGCGCCCAGGTCATCGTGCTGGACAACGACCTCGGGGCGCTCCGGTCCGTCGAGTATTTCCTCAACCGGCGCGTCTTTACCGCGATGGCCTCCGAGCAATACATCCTCGAGTCGATCCGCAAGGCCGACGTGGTCATCGGCGCCGCCATGACGTCGGGGCAGCGGGCGCCGCTGCTCGTCACCGAAGAGATGGTGCGCAAGATGAAGCCCGGCTCGGTGATCGTGGACGTCGTGATCGACCAGGGCGGCTGCATCGAGACGAGCCGGCCCACGACGCATTCGGAGCCGACGTACCGCGAGTACGACGTCATCCATTACTGCGTCCCCAACATGCCGTCGAACGCCGCGCGCACCGCCACCTACGCACTCACCAACGTCCTCGTCCCCTACATCATCCAGATCGGGGAAGTGGGCAACATGAACGAAGCGCTCTGGCGCAACGTCGGCCTCCGCAACGGCACCTACGCCTACCGTCGTTTCATCACCAAAAAAAGTCTTTCGTCGATGTTCGGCATCGCCCACCGCGACATCGAACTGCTGATCGCCTCGGGGATCTGA
- a CDS encoding amidohydrolase family protein, with product MTPTRILSAVAFVLVVAPAGAQDMTIEAYEPRSTLVVPEHPLTRSKFPFVDVHAHQGRASEMNAGQVGELIDAMDDMNMAVMVNLSGGSGDRLKAGVANLEGRYPKRFVTFANIDFSTIDDPDFGVKAAAQLEQDFRNGARGLKIFKNLGMFVKYANGDRVHTDDPRLDPIWAKCGELGIPVLIHTGEPSPFYEPHDEHNERWLELKQFPNRKRPPEEFPTWEVQMAEQHNVFRKHPETIFINAHLGWMGNDLDRLGRLMDELPNMYTELGAVLAELGRQPRHARDFLIRHQDRVLMGKDSWEPSEYHVYFRVFETNDEYFPYYRKRHAHWRMYGLDLPEETLKHIYYKNALRIIPGLDASLFPD from the coding sequence ATGACGCCGACCCGCATCCTGTCCGCCGTCGCCTTCGTGCTCGTCGTCGCTCCTGCCGGCGCGCAGGACATGACGATCGAAGCCTACGAGCCCCGCTCCACGCTCGTCGTTCCCGAGCATCCGCTCACCCGATCGAAATTTCCGTTCGTGGATGTCCATGCCCATCAGGGCCGCGCGTCGGAGATGAACGCCGGCCAGGTCGGCGAACTCATCGACGCGATGGACGACATGAACATGGCCGTGATGGTCAACCTCAGCGGCGGCAGCGGCGACCGGCTCAAGGCCGGCGTGGCCAACCTCGAGGGCCGCTACCCGAAACGGTTCGTCACGTTCGCCAACATCGACTTCAGCACCATCGACGACCCCGACTTCGGCGTCAAGGCGGCCGCACAGCTGGAGCAGGATTTCCGCAACGGCGCCCGCGGCCTCAAGATCTTCAAGAATCTGGGCATGTTCGTCAAATACGCCAACGGCGACCGCGTCCATACCGACGACCCGCGGCTCGACCCGATCTGGGCGAAATGCGGCGAACTCGGCATCCCCGTACTCATCCACACGGGCGAGCCCTCCCCCTTCTACGAACCCCACGACGAGCACAACGAGCGCTGGCTCGAACTGAAGCAATTCCCCAACCGCAAGCGCCCGCCCGAGGAATTTCCCACCTGGGAAGTGCAGATGGCCGAGCAGCACAACGTCTTCCGCAAACACCCCGAAACGATCTTTATCAATGCCCACCTCGGCTGGATGGGCAACGACCTCGACCGCCTCGGCCGGCTGATGGACGAGCTGCCCAACATGTACACCGAACTCGGCGCCGTGCTCGCCGAACTGGGCCGGCAGCCGCGCCATGCGCGCGACTTCCTGATCCGGCACCAGGACCGCGTGCTCATGGGGAAGGACTCCTGGGAGCCGTCCGAGTACCACGTCTACTTCCGCGTCTTCGAGACGAACGACGAATACTTCCCCTACTACCGCAAGCGCCACGCGCACTGGCGGATGTACGGCCTGGACCTGCCCGAAGAGACCCTCAAACACATCTACTATAAAAATGCCCTGCGCATCATCCCCGGGCTCGACGCGTCGCTCTTTCCCGATTGA
- a CDS encoding M1 family aminopeptidase produces MPCASSPGSTRRSFPIDRLVLALMMLAAGACQAPDDDRLYDQGVSWELAEQRAATLSDIAYDVDLTIPAEKSTPITGRIAVAFTLRRGGAPVVLDFNQPADRIDAVEGPDGPVAYRKVNNHLVFDGLGEGAHVLTIAFTAGEASLNRNADYLYTLFVPDRASFAIPLFDQPNLKARYRLTLRTPADWEAVANAPRAERTEADGVATHRFEQTEPLPTYLFAFAAGRFQTETAERAGRTMTMYHRETDAAKVARNRDAIFDLHAAALAWLADYTGIAYPFTKFDFVLIPSFQYGGMEHAGAILYRSASLMLDASATKNQELGRASLIAHETAHMWFGDLVTMNWFDDVWTKEVFANFMAAKIVNPSFPEIDHDLRFLFSHYPAAYAIDRTEGANPIRQPLENLQMAGTLYGPIIYQKAPIVMKHLETMVGEDAFRDGLRDYLYRYRYGNATWPQLIEILDARSPRDLAAWSHVWVEEPGRPRIELEREAAGFRIAQHDPAGRGRIWPQRLDVAVAYADRTTRDTLAFETAEILAPTAGTPRYAIPNADGLAYGLFLLDPESQQALIDALPALADPLERGIAWLTLWDAMLEGRLAPPAFLDLAERSLPLETDELIVQRILGYAGEAFWQYTRPEDRPARAATLEPLLRGLLANAATPSRKAAYFNALKGTALTKATVDELLAVWRQETAIPGLTLAENDYSDLAFELALRRADLAAEILTEQEARIDNPDRKERFHFVSAALSPNAEVRAAFFQGLAMPANREHEPWALDGLAYLNHPLRAPYAEVYLLPALGLLEEIQRTGDIFFPARWLDALLGGHQTPTAARTVRDFLSAHPELSPRLRAKVLQSADGLFRAAALVSDPGIPAGEASTDTAGARIPH; encoded by the coding sequence ATGCCCTGCGCATCATCCCCGGGCTCGACGCGTCGCTCTTTCCCGATTGACCGGCTGGTCCTCGCGTTGATGATGCTGGCCGCCGGCGCCTGCCAGGCTCCCGATGACGACCGACTCTACGACCAGGGCGTCTCCTGGGAGCTGGCCGAACAGCGCGCCGCGACCCTGTCGGATATCGCGTACGACGTCGACCTCACCATCCCGGCCGAAAAATCCACCCCGATCACGGGGCGGATCGCCGTCGCCTTCACGCTGCGCCGCGGCGGCGCGCCCGTCGTGCTGGACTTCAACCAGCCGGCGGACCGGATCGACGCGGTCGAGGGACCCGATGGGCCCGTGGCCTACCGCAAGGTCAATAACCACCTCGTCTTCGACGGGCTGGGCGAGGGCGCTCATGTGCTCACGATCGCCTTTACGGCCGGCGAGGCCTCACTCAACCGCAACGCCGACTACCTCTACACCCTCTTCGTCCCCGACCGCGCCTCGTTCGCCATCCCGCTGTTCGACCAGCCCAACCTCAAGGCCCGGTACCGCCTCACGCTCCGCACGCCGGCCGACTGGGAAGCCGTCGCCAACGCCCCCCGCGCGGAGCGCACCGAGGCGGACGGCGTCGCCACACATCGGTTCGAGCAGACCGAACCCCTGCCGACCTACCTGTTCGCCTTCGCCGCCGGACGGTTCCAGACCGAAACCGCCGAGCGCGCCGGCCGGACGATGACGATGTATCACCGGGAAACCGACGCCGCGAAGGTCGCCCGCAACCGCGACGCGATCTTCGATCTCCACGCCGCGGCCCTCGCCTGGCTGGCAGACTACACCGGCATCGCCTACCCCTTTACCAAGTTCGATTTTGTGCTCATCCCGTCGTTCCAGTATGGCGGGATGGAGCACGCCGGCGCCATCCTGTATCGCTCGGCCAGCCTGATGCTCGACGCCTCGGCGACCAAGAACCAGGAACTGGGCCGCGCCAGCCTCATCGCCCACGAGACGGCGCACATGTGGTTCGGCGACCTGGTGACGATGAACTGGTTCGATGACGTGTGGACCAAGGAGGTCTTCGCCAACTTCATGGCCGCGAAGATCGTCAACCCCTCGTTTCCGGAGATCGACCACGACCTGCGGTTCCTCTTTTCGCACTACCCGGCCGCCTACGCGATCGACCGGACGGAGGGCGCAAACCCGATCCGCCAGCCCCTCGAAAACCTGCAGATGGCCGGCACGCTCTACGGCCCGATCATCTACCAGAAGGCGCCCATCGTCATGAAACACCTGGAGACGATGGTCGGCGAAGACGCCTTCCGCGATGGGCTGCGCGACTATCTCTACCGGTACCGCTATGGCAACGCCACGTGGCCGCAGCTCATCGAGATCCTGGATGCCCGCTCGCCGCGCGACCTCGCGGCGTGGAGCCACGTCTGGGTGGAAGAACCCGGGCGCCCGCGCATCGAACTCGAACGCGAAGCCGCCGGCTTCCGTATCGCGCAGCACGACCCCGCCGGGCGCGGACGCATCTGGCCCCAGCGGCTGGACGTCGCCGTCGCCTACGCAGACCGGACCACGCGTGACACCCTCGCGTTCGAAACGGCCGAGATCCTCGCACCCACCGCCGGCACGCCCCGCTACGCCATCCCGAACGCCGACGGGCTCGCCTACGGCCTGTTTCTGCTGGATCCCGAAAGCCAGCAGGCCCTGATCGACGCCCTGCCGGCGTTGGCCGATCCCCTCGAACGCGGCATCGCGTGGCTGACGTTGTGGGATGCCATGCTGGAAGGCCGGCTCGCCCCGCCTGCTTTCCTCGACCTGGCGGAGCGCTCGCTCCCGCTCGAAACCGATGAGTTGATCGTCCAGCGCATCCTCGGCTATGCCGGCGAGGCCTTCTGGCAGTACACGCGCCCGGAAGACAGGCCGGCCCGGGCGGCGACACTGGAGCCGCTGCTGCGCGGCCTGCTTGCAAACGCCGCCACCCCGTCGCGCAAGGCCGCGTATTTCAACGCACTCAAGGGGACGGCGCTGACGAAGGCAACCGTCGACGAGTTGCTGGCCGTGTGGCGCCAGGAAACCGCGATCCCCGGGCTGACGCTGGCCGAGAATGACTACAGCGACCTCGCCTTCGAGCTTGCGCTGCGCCGCGCCGACCTCGCGGCGGAGATCCTGACGGAACAGGAAGCGCGCATCGACAACCCCGACCGGAAGGAGCGTTTCCACTTCGTCTCGGCGGCACTGTCGCCCAATGCCGAGGTGCGCGCGGCGTTTTTCCAGGGACTCGCGATGCCGGCGAACCGCGAACACGAGCCCTGGGCGCTGGACGGGCTCGCCTACCTCAACCACCCGCTCCGCGCACCCTACGCCGAGGTGTACCTCCTCCCTGCCCTCGGCCTCCTCGAAGAAATCCAGCGCACGGGCGACATCTTTTTTCCCGCCCGCTGGCTCGACGCCCTGCTCGGCGGGCATCAGACCCCGACGGCCGCGCGCACGGTCCGCGATTTCCTCAGCGCCCATCCCGAGCTTTCGCCCCGGCTCCGCGCCAAGGTGCTCCAGTCCGCCGACGGGCTTTTTCGGGCGGCGGCGCTGGTGTCCGATCCTGGAATCCCGGCCGGCGAGGCGTCTACAGACACCGCCGGCGCGCGTATCCCGCACTAG
- a CDS encoding PQQ-dependent sugar dehydrogenase: MNHRFAALLLLALAGVAPAFSQTAVERAFPALSFDRPVDFQHAGDGSNRIFVVEQHQGRVRVFPDDQAATDAGVFLDIGDKLSRENEEGLLGLAFHPDYATNGYFFVYYSTPNPRRSVIARYTVGADPNVADPESERIIMEIGQPYGNHNGGQLLFGPDGYLYIGLGDGGDGGDPDENARNPRTLLGSILRIDVNASTEAEPYGIPADNPFAGHAEFRPEIFAYGVRNPWRMSFDPVTGWLWAGDVGQGRREEVNIIEKGNHYGWDLMEGTLDFEPDSSVPPETLTPPIWEYGHDVGQSITGGHVYRGTRNPELVGRYIFGDHVSRQIWALSYDGTAPAVVTPLLQAPFNIPAFGTSEAGELYICGFDGGIYRFVATLGVPVEPEVRPVAFALDPIYPNPFSEQVTIPFRIEETATVSLAVYDMLGREVRLLRYTVLPAGSHVEAWDGLDAAGQRVADGAYLVRLRVDGAAIESRVTIRR; the protein is encoded by the coding sequence ATGAATCACCGCTTCGCCGCCCTCCTGCTCCTGGCGCTTGCCGGCGTCGCCCCCGCATTTTCCCAGACCGCCGTCGAGCGCGCGTTCCCCGCGCTTTCGTTTGATCGCCCCGTCGACTTCCAGCACGCCGGCGACGGATCCAACCGGATCTTCGTCGTCGAGCAGCACCAGGGCCGCGTCCGTGTCTTCCCGGACGATCAGGCCGCGACGGATGCCGGCGTATTCCTCGACATCGGCGACAAACTCAGCCGGGAAAACGAGGAAGGCCTTCTCGGCCTCGCCTTCCATCCCGACTACGCGACCAACGGGTACTTCTTTGTTTATTACTCGACGCCCAATCCACGTCGCAGCGTGATCGCGCGCTACACCGTCGGCGCCGATCCGAACGTGGCGGATCCCGAAAGCGAACGCATCATCATGGAAATTGGTCAGCCCTACGGCAACCACAACGGCGGCCAGCTGCTGTTCGGACCCGACGGCTACCTGTACATCGGTCTGGGCGACGGCGGCGACGGCGGCGACCCCGACGAAAACGCCCGCAACCCGCGCACGCTGCTCGGCTCCATCCTGCGCATCGACGTCAACGCCTCGACGGAAGCCGAACCCTATGGCATCCCGGCGGACAACCCCTTCGCCGGCCACGCCGAGTTTCGGCCTGAAATCTTCGCCTATGGCGTCCGCAACCCGTGGCGGATGAGCTTCGACCCGGTCACGGGCTGGTTGTGGGCCGGCGACGTGGGACAGGGCCGGCGTGAAGAGGTCAACATCATCGAGAAAGGAAACCATTACGGGTGGGATCTGATGGAGGGCACGCTGGATTTCGAACCAGATTCGTCCGTTCCGCCCGAAACCCTGACGCCGCCGATATGGGAATACGGGCACGATGTCGGGCAGTCCATCACCGGCGGCCACGTCTACCGCGGCACCCGCAACCCGGAGCTGGTGGGGCGCTACATCTTCGGGGACCACGTCTCCCGCCAGATCTGGGCGTTGTCGTACGACGGTACCGCGCCGGCCGTGGTCACGCCGCTGCTCCAGGCGCCCTTCAACATTCCGGCATTCGGCACGTCGGAAGCCGGCGAGCTGTACATCTGTGGATTCGACGGCGGCATCTACCGCTTCGTCGCCACCCTGGGCGTCCCGGTTGAACCCGAGGTGCGCCCGGTGGCTTTCGCGCTCGACCCGATCTATCCCAATCCGTTCAGCGAGCAGGTCACCATCCCCTTCCGCATCGAAGAAACGGCGACGGTTTCGCTGGCCGTGTATGATATGCTGGGGCGCGAGGTGCGGCTGCTGAGATACACCGTGCTTCCGGCCGGGTCCCATGTGGAGGCGTGGGACGGCCTCGACGCCGCCGGCCAGCGCGTGGCGGACGGCGCGTACCTCGTCCGCCTGAGGGTGGATGGCGCGGCGATAGAGAGCCGGGTGACTATCCGGCGCTGA
- a CDS encoding protein kinase, protein MSLPVEQRLRYVDEVCGDDDSLRERLLRLVQSSEEAEQEQFFDKLGQEVPNALRPTEPFRSGDRVGQYVIEDLIGRGGMGVVYRAKDLTLQRTVALKFLNGPMLVIDEARQRFLNEARAAAALDHPNICTVYEIGESDGAPFIAMALVQGKSLKRLQQERTLDLPEALRLAMQVCDGLVAAHERGVVHRDIKPANLMISDHGRLVITDFGLAKMPGAEDLSKSGTTRGTVAYMSPEQARGRDVDPRTDLWSFGVVMYEMIAGARPFEEKNEYDTIQAIINDPPKPLERLRPEAPRELRELIYRLLAKKPRDRYPSAQDVLVDLRSIDSSLRLRKEITRSAKQLPSIAVMPFVNMSTDPEDEFFCEGLGDELINGLCSLSGLRVASRTSSYSFKGRGLEVKEIGQRLNVGHILEGSVRKMGMRVRLIVQLSAVEDGYHLWSSRYDRVMEDVFDVQDELVKSIIEVLKVKLLDTEIERLTGGTSTDPEAYEAYLKARFYWNRRTKQDLEAAISLSERVLEIDPAYAGAYSCLSDSLIFCGLHGYLPGHQVYPRAKAAAEKAIEYAPELAEAYSSLGLARVFCDWDWQGAERASRKALLLSPNSSSGHSLYAGFVLGASGRMEEAINEISIAQHKDPLSFVIHTVAGVIHWQAHLYEKSFEWANRALELNPRYWLAHALQGLVYEQWEQYREAIASFQKSIELTGTRTSTLGLGMLGHAYALAGEADRARVILAEIGAPRDDRYVSPFDCALVHAGLAEIDDAFLWLDRAVTECSSWTVLAAVDPRFAELRRDPRFGDITRRMKLSAWRLSAG, encoded by the coding sequence TTGTCTCTACCCGTAGAGCAGCGGCTGCGTTATGTGGATGAAGTATGCGGGGACGATGACAGCTTGCGCGAGCGGCTGCTCCGGCTCGTCCAATCCTCGGAAGAGGCGGAACAGGAGCAGTTTTTTGACAAACTGGGGCAGGAGGTACCGAATGCATTGCGACCGACGGAACCCTTCCGCAGCGGCGACCGCGTCGGTCAGTATGTGATCGAAGACCTCATCGGACGCGGCGGCATGGGGGTCGTCTACCGTGCGAAGGATCTCACCCTGCAGCGCACGGTGGCGCTCAAATTTCTGAACGGCCCGATGCTCGTGATCGACGAGGCACGGCAGCGGTTCTTGAACGAAGCGAGGGCGGCAGCGGCGCTCGATCACCCCAACATCTGCACGGTCTACGAGATCGGCGAGAGCGACGGGGCGCCGTTTATCGCGATGGCGCTGGTCCAGGGGAAATCGCTCAAGCGGTTGCAGCAGGAGCGGACGCTCGACCTGCCCGAGGCGCTGCGGCTCGCGATGCAGGTGTGCGACGGGCTCGTCGCCGCACACGAACGGGGTGTCGTGCATCGCGACATCAAGCCGGCGAACCTGATGATCAGCGATCACGGCCGGCTCGTCATCACGGATTTCGGACTCGCCAAGATGCCCGGAGCGGAGGATCTCTCGAAGTCGGGGACGACCCGGGGGACCGTCGCGTACATGTCGCCCGAGCAGGCACGCGGCCGTGACGTCGATCCCCGCACCGACCTGTGGTCCTTCGGCGTGGTCATGTACGAGATGATCGCCGGTGCGCGTCCGTTCGAGGAGAAGAACGAGTACGACACCATCCAGGCGATCATCAACGACCCTCCGAAACCGCTGGAACGGCTCCGTCCGGAAGCGCCGCGCGAATTGCGGGAACTCATCTACCGGCTTCTCGCCAAAAAACCGCGCGATCGGTATCCATCGGCGCAGGATGTGCTCGTCGATCTTCGCAGCATCGATTCATCGCTCCGGCTGCGGAAAGAGATCACGCGCAGCGCGAAGCAGCTGCCCTCCATCGCGGTGATGCCCTTCGTCAACATGAGCACCGACCCGGAGGACGAGTTCTTCTGCGAGGGGCTTGGCGACGAGTTGATCAACGGGCTGTGCAGCCTTTCGGGGCTTCGCGTGGCCTCGCGCACGTCATCCTACTCATTCAAGGGACGGGGGCTGGAGGTCAAGGAAATCGGGCAGCGGCTCAACGTCGGTCACATTCTGGAAGGCAGCGTGCGCAAGATGGGCATGCGGGTGCGCCTCATCGTGCAGCTCTCGGCAGTGGAAGATGGCTATCACCTGTGGTCCAGCCGCTACGATCGCGTGATGGAAGATGTGTTCGACGTGCAGGACGAACTGGTGAAAAGTATCATCGAGGTGCTAAAGGTCAAGCTCCTCGACACCGAGATCGAGCGGCTCACTGGAGGCACATCCACCGACCCGGAAGCTTACGAAGCCTACCTGAAGGCGAGGTTTTACTGGAATCGCCGCACCAAGCAGGATCTCGAAGCGGCGATTTCACTCTCCGAGCGGGTGCTGGAGATCGACCCGGCGTACGCCGGCGCGTATTCCTGCCTGTCGGACAGCCTCATTTTTTGCGGGCTGCACGGCTACCTCCCCGGTCACCAGGTGTATCCCCGGGCGAAGGCGGCGGCCGAAAAAGCGATCGAGTACGCTCCGGAGCTTGCGGAGGCGTATTCGTCGCTGGGGCTGGCGCGGGTGTTTTGCGACTGGGACTGGCAGGGTGCGGAACGCGCCAGCCGGAAGGCGTTATTGCTGAGCCCCAATTCTTCGTCGGGGCATTCCCTCTACGCCGGCTTTGTCCTCGGCGCGTCCGGGCGGATGGAGGAGGCCATCAACGAAATCAGCATCGCCCAGCATAAGGATCCGCTCTCCTTCGTGATCCACACCGTCGCCGGCGTCATTCACTGGCAGGCGCATCTGTACGAGAAGTCGTTCGAGTGGGCCAACCGCGCGCTCGAACTGAATCCCCGCTACTGGCTGGCTCACGCCCTGCAGGGCCTGGTGTACGAGCAGTGGGAGCAGTACCGCGAGGCGATCGCATCTTTCCAGAAATCCATCGAACTGACGGGCACCCGCACCTCGACCCTGGGGCTGGGGATGCTGGGCCATGCGTACGCTCTGGCCGGCGAAGCCGATCGCGCCCGGGTCATCCTCGCCGAAATTGGCGCACCGCGGGACGATCGGTACGTCTCGCCGTTCGATTGTGCGCTCGTTCATGCGGGGCTCGCCGAGATCGACGACGCGTTCCTGTGGCTGGATCGGGCGGTGACCGAGTGCTCGAGCTGGACCGTGCTTGCTGCCGTAGACCCGCGATTTGCCGAACTCCGGCGCGATCCGCGTTTCGGGGATATCACGCGTCGTATGAAGCTGAGCGCATGGCGCCTCAGCGCCGGATAG